The Megalopta genalis isolate 19385.01 unplaced genomic scaffold, iyMegGena1_principal scaffold0095, whole genome shotgun sequence genome has a window encoding:
- the LOC143262203 gene encoding neural cell adhesion molecule 1-like isoform X2 has translation MVVTRDRRIHSQWSHRVNESTALKRSIAPATVQTIRKEGESLPLRLLCSDLANIFFMYPINVIDEGSLHVYNSIHTEMKKTQDQNGTYWYDFRGLYTVFWSIDLYSCSYNTIEITIRNYSDPNFRGMFVQTNSETFRYRELPLSETLVAFEGENIVIPCRPTSPIAEVRLSWYNQYFKEDGLRFSFDPNFGFTLYKVRPHDRGFYKCKIATDQQVAYRVIVRDVVGEFGFIPTKNTVVEGDEWELICAASIYNYSDTFDWSSEKGLIVQSDKIFIDREETEFTYRSILKIHNVTMKDSQQYICTGKSMKNMSRSIKYRLEVKAARAPVITDTNLKKGDIIINDNTRDRKKVVLKCFADGLPKPSITWFKDGAQLVIDNEMYRFLNDSQKLEIEYPSDIYSGEYMCRVENRIAKVETYQRITINGKGVPIVLIVSVVVLTVVVVMLVIYLLIRIFRKRIMRK, from the exons AATCAACGGCTCTAAAACGAAGTATAGCACCGGCAACTGTCCAAACTATTAGAAAAGAAGGCGAGTCTTTGCCTTTACGGCTACTATGCTCCGATCTGGCAAACATTTTCTTCATGTATCCCATTAACGTAATTGAT GAGGGTTCGTTACATGTCTACAATTCAATACACACCGAAATGAAGAAAACCCAAGATCAAAATGGTACCTACTGGTACGATTTTCGTGGACTGTATACAGTCTTTTGGAGCATTGATCTCTATAGTTGCTCATATAACACAATTGAGATCACCATACGTAATTATTCCGACCCAAATTTTCGGGGCATGTTTGTTCAGACAAACT CTGAAACGTTTCGGTATAGGGAACTACCACTTTCTGAAACTTTAGTAGCATTTGAAGGCGAAAACATTGTCATACCATGTAGACCAACATCGCCGATAGCGGAAGTCAGGCTTTCATGGTACAATCAA TATTTCAAAGAAGATGGCTTGCGATTTTCTTTCGATCCAAACTTTGGATTTACGCTGTACAAAGTCAGGCCACATGACCGAGGTTTCTACAAGTGCAAAATCGCTACTGATCAACAGGTCGCTTATCGTGTAATTGTGCGGG ATGTAGTCGGGGAATTCGGTTTTATTCCCACGAAGAATACAGTGGTAGAGGGCGACGAATGGGAGCTGATCTGTGCTGCTTCGATTTACAATTATTCGGACACCTTCGATTGGAGCAGCGAAAAGGGACTGATTGTACAATCTG ACAAAATCTTTATCGATCGAGAGGAGACTGAATTCACGTATAGATCAATTTTGAAAATACACAACGTGACAATGAAAGACTCGCAGCAATATATTTGTACAGGGAAGTCCATGAAGAATATGTCTCGGTCTATTAAATATCGTTTGGAAGTGAAAG CTGCACGAGCGCCTGTTATTACCGATACTAATTTGAAAAAAGGCGACATAATCATTAACGACAATACCCGTGATCGCAAAAAAGTAGTTCTTAAGTGCTTCGCGGATGGTTTACCTAAACCGAGCATCACTTGGTTTAAG GATGGTGCCCAGTTGGTTATTGATAATGAAATGTACAGGTTTCTAAATGATTCCCAAAAACTTGAAATAGAATATCCGTCGGATATTTACAGCGGTGAGTACATGTGTCGAGTAGAGAATCGTATTGCAAAAGTAGAAACTTACCAACGAATAACGATAAAtg GGAAAGGAGTACCAATAGTTCTGATCGTTTCAGTTGTCGTGTTAACAGTGGTCGTTGTGATGTTGGTAATCTACCTCTTAATTAGGATTTTTCGTAAAAGG ATAATGAGAAAGTAA
- the LOC143262203 gene encoding neural cell adhesion molecule 1-like isoform X1, giving the protein MQCRHRLFFLAVVLISQLCRESTALKRSIAPATVQTIRKEGESLPLRLLCSDLANIFFMYPINVIDEGSLHVYNSIHTEMKKTQDQNGTYWYDFRGLYTVFWSIDLYSCSYNTIEITIRNYSDPNFRGMFVQTNSETFRYRELPLSETLVAFEGENIVIPCRPTSPIAEVRLSWYNQYFKEDGLRFSFDPNFGFTLYKVRPHDRGFYKCKIATDQQVAYRVIVRDVVGEFGFIPTKNTVVEGDEWELICAASIYNYSDTFDWSSEKGLIVQSDKIFIDREETEFTYRSILKIHNVTMKDSQQYICTGKSMKNMSRSIKYRLEVKAARAPVITDTNLKKGDIIINDNTRDRKKVVLKCFADGLPKPSITWFKDGAQLVIDNEMYRFLNDSQKLEIEYPSDIYSGEYMCRVENRIAKVETYQRITINGKGVPIVLIVSVVVLTVVVVMLVIYLLIRIFRKRIMRK; this is encoded by the exons ATGCAGTGCCGCCACCGACTATTTTTCCTTGCTGTCGTTCTTATCTCACAACTTTGTAGAG AATCAACGGCTCTAAAACGAAGTATAGCACCGGCAACTGTCCAAACTATTAGAAAAGAAGGCGAGTCTTTGCCTTTACGGCTACTATGCTCCGATCTGGCAAACATTTTCTTCATGTATCCCATTAACGTAATTGAT GAGGGTTCGTTACATGTCTACAATTCAATACACACCGAAATGAAGAAAACCCAAGATCAAAATGGTACCTACTGGTACGATTTTCGTGGACTGTATACAGTCTTTTGGAGCATTGATCTCTATAGTTGCTCATATAACACAATTGAGATCACCATACGTAATTATTCCGACCCAAATTTTCGGGGCATGTTTGTTCAGACAAACT CTGAAACGTTTCGGTATAGGGAACTACCACTTTCTGAAACTTTAGTAGCATTTGAAGGCGAAAACATTGTCATACCATGTAGACCAACATCGCCGATAGCGGAAGTCAGGCTTTCATGGTACAATCAA TATTTCAAAGAAGATGGCTTGCGATTTTCTTTCGATCCAAACTTTGGATTTACGCTGTACAAAGTCAGGCCACATGACCGAGGTTTCTACAAGTGCAAAATCGCTACTGATCAACAGGTCGCTTATCGTGTAATTGTGCGGG ATGTAGTCGGGGAATTCGGTTTTATTCCCACGAAGAATACAGTGGTAGAGGGCGACGAATGGGAGCTGATCTGTGCTGCTTCGATTTACAATTATTCGGACACCTTCGATTGGAGCAGCGAAAAGGGACTGATTGTACAATCTG ACAAAATCTTTATCGATCGAGAGGAGACTGAATTCACGTATAGATCAATTTTGAAAATACACAACGTGACAATGAAAGACTCGCAGCAATATATTTGTACAGGGAAGTCCATGAAGAATATGTCTCGGTCTATTAAATATCGTTTGGAAGTGAAAG CTGCACGAGCGCCTGTTATTACCGATACTAATTTGAAAAAAGGCGACATAATCATTAACGACAATACCCGTGATCGCAAAAAAGTAGTTCTTAAGTGCTTCGCGGATGGTTTACCTAAACCGAGCATCACTTGGTTTAAG GATGGTGCCCAGTTGGTTATTGATAATGAAATGTACAGGTTTCTAAATGATTCCCAAAAACTTGAAATAGAATATCCGTCGGATATTTACAGCGGTGAGTACATGTGTCGAGTAGAGAATCGTATTGCAAAAGTAGAAACTTACCAACGAATAACGATAAAtg GGAAAGGAGTACCAATAGTTCTGATCGTTTCAGTTGTCGTGTTAACAGTGGTCGTTGTGATGTTGGTAATCTACCTCTTAATTAGGATTTTTCGTAAAAGG ATAATGAGAAAGTAA
- the LOC143262203 gene encoding neural cell adhesion molecule 1-like isoform X4, with protein MYPINVIDEGSLHVYNSIHTEMKKTQDQNGTYWYDFRGLYTVFWSIDLYSCSYNTIEITIRNYSDPNFRGMFVQTNSETFRYRELPLSETLVAFEGENIVIPCRPTSPIAEVRLSWYNQYFKEDGLRFSFDPNFGFTLYKVRPHDRGFYKCKIATDQQVAYRVIVRDVVGEFGFIPTKNTVVEGDEWELICAASIYNYSDTFDWSSEKGLIVQSDKIFIDREETEFTYRSILKIHNVTMKDSQQYICTGKSMKNMSRSIKYRLEVKAARAPVITDTNLKKGDIIINDNTRDRKKVVLKCFADGLPKPSITWFKDGAQLVIDNEMYRFLNDSQKLEIEYPSDIYSGEYMCRVENRIAKVETYQRITINGKGVPIVLIVSVVVLTVVVVMLVIYLLIRIFRKRIMRK; from the exons ATGTATCCCATTAACGTAATTGAT GAGGGTTCGTTACATGTCTACAATTCAATACACACCGAAATGAAGAAAACCCAAGATCAAAATGGTACCTACTGGTACGATTTTCGTGGACTGTATACAGTCTTTTGGAGCATTGATCTCTATAGTTGCTCATATAACACAATTGAGATCACCATACGTAATTATTCCGACCCAAATTTTCGGGGCATGTTTGTTCAGACAAACT CTGAAACGTTTCGGTATAGGGAACTACCACTTTCTGAAACTTTAGTAGCATTTGAAGGCGAAAACATTGTCATACCATGTAGACCAACATCGCCGATAGCGGAAGTCAGGCTTTCATGGTACAATCAA TATTTCAAAGAAGATGGCTTGCGATTTTCTTTCGATCCAAACTTTGGATTTACGCTGTACAAAGTCAGGCCACATGACCGAGGTTTCTACAAGTGCAAAATCGCTACTGATCAACAGGTCGCTTATCGTGTAATTGTGCGGG ATGTAGTCGGGGAATTCGGTTTTATTCCCACGAAGAATACAGTGGTAGAGGGCGACGAATGGGAGCTGATCTGTGCTGCTTCGATTTACAATTATTCGGACACCTTCGATTGGAGCAGCGAAAAGGGACTGATTGTACAATCTG ACAAAATCTTTATCGATCGAGAGGAGACTGAATTCACGTATAGATCAATTTTGAAAATACACAACGTGACAATGAAAGACTCGCAGCAATATATTTGTACAGGGAAGTCCATGAAGAATATGTCTCGGTCTATTAAATATCGTTTGGAAGTGAAAG CTGCACGAGCGCCTGTTATTACCGATACTAATTTGAAAAAAGGCGACATAATCATTAACGACAATACCCGTGATCGCAAAAAAGTAGTTCTTAAGTGCTTCGCGGATGGTTTACCTAAACCGAGCATCACTTGGTTTAAG GATGGTGCCCAGTTGGTTATTGATAATGAAATGTACAGGTTTCTAAATGATTCCCAAAAACTTGAAATAGAATATCCGTCGGATATTTACAGCGGTGAGTACATGTGTCGAGTAGAGAATCGTATTGCAAAAGTAGAAACTTACCAACGAATAACGATAAAtg GGAAAGGAGTACCAATAGTTCTGATCGTTTCAGTTGTCGTGTTAACAGTGGTCGTTGTGATGTTGGTAATCTACCTCTTAATTAGGATTTTTCGTAAAAGG ATAATGAGAAAGTAA
- the LOC143262203 gene encoding neural cell adhesion molecule 1-like isoform X3, with translation MQCRHRLFFLAVVLISQLCRESTALKRSIAPATVQTIRKEGESLPLRLLCSDLANIFFMYPINVIDEGSLHVYNSIHTEMKKTQDQNGTYWYDFRGLYTVFWSIDLYSCSYNTIEITIRNYSDPNFRGMFVQTNSETFRYRELPLSETLVAFEGENIVIPCRPTSPIAEVRLSWYNQYFKEDGLRFSFDPNFGFTLYKVRPHDRGFYKCKIATDQQVAYRVIVRDVVGEFGFIPTKNTVVEGDEWELICAASIYNYSDTFDWSSEKGLIVQSDKIFIDREETEFTYRSILKIHNVTMKDSQQYICTGKSMKNMSRSIKYRLEVKAARAPVITDTNLKKGDIIINDNTRDRKKVVLKCFADGLPKPSITWFKDGAQLVIDNEMYRFLNDSQKLEIEYPSDIYSGKGVPIVLIVSVVVLTVVVVMLVIYLLIRIFRKRIMRK, from the exons ATGCAGTGCCGCCACCGACTATTTTTCCTTGCTGTCGTTCTTATCTCACAACTTTGTAGAG AATCAACGGCTCTAAAACGAAGTATAGCACCGGCAACTGTCCAAACTATTAGAAAAGAAGGCGAGTCTTTGCCTTTACGGCTACTATGCTCCGATCTGGCAAACATTTTCTTCATGTATCCCATTAACGTAATTGAT GAGGGTTCGTTACATGTCTACAATTCAATACACACCGAAATGAAGAAAACCCAAGATCAAAATGGTACCTACTGGTACGATTTTCGTGGACTGTATACAGTCTTTTGGAGCATTGATCTCTATAGTTGCTCATATAACACAATTGAGATCACCATACGTAATTATTCCGACCCAAATTTTCGGGGCATGTTTGTTCAGACAAACT CTGAAACGTTTCGGTATAGGGAACTACCACTTTCTGAAACTTTAGTAGCATTTGAAGGCGAAAACATTGTCATACCATGTAGACCAACATCGCCGATAGCGGAAGTCAGGCTTTCATGGTACAATCAA TATTTCAAAGAAGATGGCTTGCGATTTTCTTTCGATCCAAACTTTGGATTTACGCTGTACAAAGTCAGGCCACATGACCGAGGTTTCTACAAGTGCAAAATCGCTACTGATCAACAGGTCGCTTATCGTGTAATTGTGCGGG ATGTAGTCGGGGAATTCGGTTTTATTCCCACGAAGAATACAGTGGTAGAGGGCGACGAATGGGAGCTGATCTGTGCTGCTTCGATTTACAATTATTCGGACACCTTCGATTGGAGCAGCGAAAAGGGACTGATTGTACAATCTG ACAAAATCTTTATCGATCGAGAGGAGACTGAATTCACGTATAGATCAATTTTGAAAATACACAACGTGACAATGAAAGACTCGCAGCAATATATTTGTACAGGGAAGTCCATGAAGAATATGTCTCGGTCTATTAAATATCGTTTGGAAGTGAAAG CTGCACGAGCGCCTGTTATTACCGATACTAATTTGAAAAAAGGCGACATAATCATTAACGACAATACCCGTGATCGCAAAAAAGTAGTTCTTAAGTGCTTCGCGGATGGTTTACCTAAACCGAGCATCACTTGGTTTAAG GATGGTGCCCAGTTGGTTATTGATAATGAAATGTACAGGTTTCTAAATGATTCCCAAAAACTTGAAATAGAATATCCGTCGGATATTTACAGCG GGAAAGGAGTACCAATAGTTCTGATCGTTTCAGTTGTCGTGTTAACAGTGGTCGTTGTGATGTTGGTAATCTACCTCTTAATTAGGATTTTTCGTAAAAGG ATAATGAGAAAGTAA